From the genome of Thermococcus chitonophagus, one region includes:
- the cysS gene encoding cysteine--tRNA ligase, protein MVLRIYNTLTRQKEEFKPLRDGEVRMYVCGPTVYDYPHLGHARTYIAFDVIRRYLEHKGYTVLMVMNFTDIDDKIIRRAKETGEDPRELAEKFIKIFLEDMQALKVKPADIYPRVTEHINEIIKFIEKLREKGYAYEGSDGVYFEVQKFKDYGKLSGIKVEELRKGARVEPGEGKKNPEDFALWKKAKPGEPKWESPWGEGRPGWHIECSVMSSKYLGESFDIHGGGNDLIFPHHENEIAQSEACFGHEWVRYWLHTGFVMVKGEKMSKSLGNFVTVRELLQRYSPEVIRFFVLQKHYRSPLDYTEEGLQHAKNNLERLYNTLENIRVAMEKAEISYTWGEKEFEAYEAVRDGRRKFYEAMDDDFNTAEALRAVFEVANAINKYLTETERPKESILRKAWEFFKIVSEIFGIFEDYFKEEKKGEEEELIRLLIEVRAQLRKEKRYDLADKIRDELKRLGIQLEDKGEETIWKRIKV, encoded by the coding sequence ATGGTTTTGAGAATTTACAATACCCTAACACGACAAAAGGAGGAGTTTAAGCCTCTCAGAGACGGAGAAGTACGAATGTACGTTTGCGGCCCAACAGTTTACGATTATCCTCATTTAGGCCATGCAAGGACTTACATAGCTTTTGACGTGATAAGAAGGTACCTAGAGCACAAGGGATACACGGTTTTGATGGTCATGAACTTCACAGATATAGATGACAAGATAATCAGAAGAGCTAAAGAAACCGGAGAAGACCCAAGAGAACTTGCTGAGAAGTTCATAAAGATATTCCTAGAGGATATGCAGGCCCTAAAGGTCAAGCCAGCCGATATATATCCCAGGGTTACGGAACACATTAACGAGATAATAAAGTTCATTGAAAAGCTCAGGGAGAAAGGTTATGCTTATGAGGGAAGCGATGGCGTTTATTTTGAAGTCCAGAAGTTCAAAGATTATGGAAAGCTAAGCGGTATTAAGGTGGAGGAGCTAAGGAAAGGAGCCAGAGTCGAGCCTGGCGAGGGTAAGAAAAATCCGGAAGATTTTGCCTTATGGAAAAAGGCTAAGCCAGGAGAGCCTAAATGGGAGAGTCCCTGGGGCGAGGGAAGACCCGGATGGCATATAGAATGCTCGGTAATGAGCAGTAAGTACTTGGGTGAGAGTTTTGACATACACGGAGGCGGAAACGACTTAATTTTCCCGCACCACGAAAACGAGATAGCTCAAAGTGAAGCCTGCTTCGGTCACGAGTGGGTTCGTTACTGGCTTCATACTGGCTTTGTCATGGTTAAAGGGGAGAAGATGAGCAAGAGCTTGGGCAACTTTGTCACGGTGAGGGAACTGTTGCAAAGGTACAGTCCAGAGGTCATAAGGTTCTTCGTTCTTCAGAAGCACTACCGCTCTCCCCTCGACTATACCGAAGAGGGGTTGCAACACGCGAAGAACAACTTAGAGAGGCTTTACAACACCCTTGAAAATATCAGAGTAGCTATGGAAAAAGCTGAGATAAGTTACACTTGGGGAGAAAAAGAGTTTGAGGCCTACGAAGCAGTTAGGGACGGAAGAAGGAAGTTCTACGAGGCCATGGATGACGATTTTAATACAGCAGAGGCGCTAAGAGCTGTATTTGAAGTAGCCAATGCAATAAACAAGTACCTAACCGAAACGGAAAGGCCTAAGGAATCAATATTAAGGAAAGCTTGGGAGTTCTTCAAGATCGTCAGTGAAATTTTCGGAATATTCGAGGACTACTTCAAGGAAGAAAAGAAAGGGGAAGAGGAAGAGCTCATCAGGTTACTAATAGAAGTTAGAGCCCAGCTCAGGAAGGAAAAGAGGTACGATCTAGCGGACAAGATAAGAGATGAGCTCAAGAGGCTTGGAATACAGCTTGAAGACAAGGGGGAAGAAACCATCTGGAAGAGGATAAAAGTCTAG
- a CDS encoding DUF515 domain-containing protein has translation MAEDIEAKIRRLRELGRAVSESEEQPAPTPPKPPRRRVSRIGMLREKERKKRIIVGALVLSIIIIGAVISIYMYLENKAARELENAKKAKIAEVNACFKGELANDTAKIQLINAIMAAKSIEDLQKINVKAICEERWKALQEAKKRAEQEKLAKELAQLKNQTKENIKMAFEPLLSVQVPDELKKEIVDTMNSLLAQVDSAKTKEEVLSIDPTPYLLDLWKKVYFYRIDSMPGTKVILMKGNTTNIYTKSEAKEVISKVENLSDLLQYQVKEVQLVQVALVLSRKDVNGGFLEPGDKIQIYDKKTGKRLVPEGYVVLVLFDAGQIQVSETQSKTTSWSSTSSTTTQQSSSTNYSPGETPYQVSQTSQSQSSVQQTSSETLSASYSYSVNLGEVLKAIAAGKIKDPEEIKEKLEKYGWKVLTLEESSNLLALNENTRVLVIVEIPTEFVSQVLKSENSLVIAKLSKP, from the coding sequence GTGGCCGAGGATATTGAGGCAAAGATAAGAAGGCTTAGGGAATTGGGTAGAGCCGTAAGTGAGAGCGAGGAACAACCTGCCCCCACTCCGCCAAAACCTCCTCGAAGAAGGGTTTCAAGAATAGGAATGCTAAGAGAGAAAGAAAGGAAAAAGAGAATTATTGTTGGGGCACTTGTTTTATCGATAATAATCATTGGAGCTGTTATAAGTATTTATATGTACTTGGAAAACAAAGCTGCTAGGGAGCTAGAAAATGCTAAAAAAGCTAAAATCGCCGAGGTTAATGCGTGTTTCAAGGGCGAGTTAGCAAATGATACGGCTAAAATCCAGCTCATAAATGCAATAATGGCTGCCAAAAGCATAGAAGATCTCCAGAAAATAAATGTGAAAGCGATTTGTGAAGAGAGATGGAAAGCTCTCCAGGAAGCGAAGAAAAGAGCAGAACAGGAAAAACTAGCCAAAGAACTAGCACAGCTGAAGAATCAGACAAAAGAGAATATAAAAATGGCATTTGAACCCTTACTTAGCGTTCAGGTTCCAGATGAGCTTAAGAAGGAGATCGTAGATACCATGAACAGTTTATTAGCTCAAGTTGATAGTGCGAAGACTAAGGAGGAAGTACTCTCTATAGACCCAACCCCCTATCTACTGGACTTATGGAAGAAGGTCTACTTCTATAGGATAGACTCCATGCCTGGAACGAAAGTCATCCTGATGAAAGGTAACACAACAAACATCTACACAAAGTCCGAAGCAAAAGAAGTGATAAGTAAGGTGGAGAACCTCTCGGATCTCTTGCAATACCAGGTGAAAGAAGTTCAGCTCGTCCAAGTTGCTCTTGTTCTAAGTAGGAAAGATGTCAATGGAGGATTTCTTGAGCCTGGAGACAAAATACAAATATATGACAAGAAGACCGGCAAGAGGTTAGTTCCAGAGGGATATGTAGTGCTAGTCCTATTCGATGCCGGTCAAATTCAAGTATCGGAAACCCAGTCGAAGACTACCTCATGGTCATCAACTTCCTCAACGACAACTCAGCAGTCCTCCAGCACGAACTACTCTCCAGGAGAAACACCTTACCAGGTATCTCAAACATCCCAGAGCCAGAGTTCAGTTCAGCAGACTAGTAGCGAGACCCTTTCAGCGAGCTACTCGTATTCCGTAAACCTTGGAGAAGTGTTAAAAGCCATAGCGGCAGGAAAGATTAAGGATCCTGAGGAAATCAAGGAAAAGCTAGAAAAGTATGGGTGGAAAGTTTTAACCTTGGAGGAATCTTCAAACTTATTGGCGCTGAATGAGAATACTAGAGTTTTGGTAATTGTCGAGATACCTACTGAATTCGTATCTCAAGTATTGAAGTCAGAAAATTCACTAGTAATAGCAAAGCTCTCTAAGCCCTGA
- a CDS encoding metallophosphoesterase translates to MELSLYSFEFESSQGKTLIFADPHIGFEPFRGINVRSRFERKLAEFVISENPDLVIILGDIKEDLGLKRYTQRVLMEFFSILKDYEVIITKGNHDGRIEEVTENFDNISVVDYYILDEILFMHGHKSLPEVDFKRAFLGHIHPTAIISLSGVKRRAKCFVKAKNFVILPTINPFFEGMDIREGIRLIPFLKNLKTVDLLIPPSIHIEGYPI, encoded by the coding sequence ATGGAGCTTTCCTTATATTCTTTTGAATTTGAGAGTTCTCAAGGCAAAACTCTTATTTTTGCAGATCCTCATATTGGATTTGAGCCATTTAGAGGAATAAATGTCAGGAGCAGGTTTGAAAGGAAACTTGCAGAATTCGTTATTTCCGAAAACCCCGATCTTGTTATTATCCTTGGGGATATCAAAGAAGACCTAGGTCTCAAGAGGTACACACAGAGAGTACTGATGGAGTTTTTCAGCATTCTGAAAGATTATGAAGTCATTATAACAAAGGGAAACCACGATGGCAGGATTGAGGAAGTAACAGAGAATTTTGATAATATTTCTGTTGTAGACTACTATATACTGGATGAAATACTTTTCATGCATGGCCACAAATCCTTGCCCGAGGTCGACTTTAAGAGAGCTTTTCTGGGCCATATCCATCCAACTGCAATTATCTCCCTAAGCGGAGTTAAGAGGAGGGCAAAGTGCTTCGTTAAAGCCAAAAACTTTGTAATTCTTCCTACAATAAACCCCTTCTTCGAAGGAATGGACATAAGGGAAGGTATCAGGCTTATACCATTCCTCAAGAACCTAAAAACGGTAGACTTGCTAATCCCACCATCTATTCATATAGAGGGGTACCCTATATAG
- the trm14 gene encoding tRNA (guanine(6)-N2)-methyltransferase codes for MAEILLTTAQGIEDITRKEIDGILKDIAQEISERPWGIKGRLLVKAKETYFIDEKGKKRPASIPDMIIQNSRTVHRVIVLLTQGQAKDLSEIEDIVKGAKVSEYLKSTESFAVRAERFGEHEFTSMDIARVVGRIIQEKTNATVNLDHPSVIFRAELIGKTFILGVDVTGDHSLHRKPWRVYDHPAHLKASIANALIELAEPHGVFIDPFCGSGTIPIELALRGYKDRIICLEKFKKHLRGAKMNALSAGVYDKIDFILGDATRLSTYVDAVNTVVSNLPYGLKIGRKGMIPELYMRFFSELAKVLNGRGVFITTEKKEIERAIEENGFEIVHHRVIGHGGLSVHCYVVK; via the coding sequence ATGGCTGAAATTTTGCTTACAACGGCCCAAGGAATTGAGGATATTACTCGAAAGGAAATAGACGGAATACTTAAAGACATTGCCCAGGAAATATCGGAGAGGCCCTGGGGAATTAAAGGCAGGCTTTTAGTTAAAGCCAAAGAAACCTACTTTATTGACGAAAAGGGTAAAAAAAGACCTGCCAGCATTCCCGATATGATAATTCAGAACTCCCGAACGGTGCATAGGGTCATAGTCCTCCTAACACAGGGGCAGGCCAAAGATTTAAGTGAAATAGAAGACATCGTTAAGGGTGCAAAAGTCAGTGAATATTTGAAGAGCACTGAGAGTTTCGCCGTAAGGGCGGAGAGGTTTGGTGAACACGAGTTTACGAGCATGGATATTGCAAGGGTCGTTGGGAGGATAATTCAAGAGAAAACAAATGCCACTGTGAACTTGGATCACCCCTCCGTAATATTCAGGGCAGAACTCATTGGGAAAACTTTCATTTTGGGAGTAGACGTCACAGGGGATCACTCCCTTCACAGAAAGCCATGGCGCGTCTACGATCATCCTGCACACCTAAAGGCAAGCATTGCAAATGCGCTAATAGAGTTAGCCGAGCCTCATGGAGTGTTTATAGATCCCTTCTGCGGCTCTGGTACGATACCAATCGAGCTGGCCCTCAGGGGATATAAAGATAGGATAATATGCCTTGAAAAGTTTAAAAAACACCTGAGAGGAGCAAAAATGAACGCCCTCTCAGCTGGCGTTTATGATAAGATTGACTTCATCCTGGGGGACGCAACTAGGTTAAGCACTTACGTTGATGCCGTTAACACCGTTGTGAGCAACCTGCCTTACGGTTTGAAGATCGGGAGAAAGGGCATGATCCCAGAACTGTACATGAGGTTCTTCTCCGAGCTGGCAAAGGTTCTCAACGGAAGGGGAGTGTTCATAACGACTGAAAAGAAGGAAATTGAGAGGGCCATAGAGGAGAATGGCTTTGAAATTGTGCACCACAGGGTTATAGGGCATGGGGGGCTAAGTGTCCACTGCTATGTGGTCAAGTAG
- a CDS encoding Lrp/AsnC family transcriptional regulator encodes MVTAFILMVTAAGKEREVMEKLLAMPEVKEAYVVYGEYDLIVKVETDTLKDLDQFITEKIRKMPEIQMTSTMIAI; translated from the coding sequence ATGGTGACGGCTTTTATCTTGATGGTGACGGCAGCTGGTAAGGAAAGGGAAGTTATGGAAAAACTTCTAGCGATGCCTGAGGTTAAGGAGGCTTACGTAGTGTACGGTGAATATGATCTAATTGTCAAGGTTGAAACCGATACACTGAAAGATCTTGATCAGTTCATAACTGAAAAGATAAGAAAGATGCCAGAGATACAGATGACTTCTACCATGATCGCCATCTGA
- a CDS encoding GTPase, translated as MKQKKAWRVVKEVINEADIVVEVVDARDPIGTRNRKLERMVLESGKKLLIVMNKADLVPKEWAEEYKRRSEIPVIFISARERKGTGILRKELKKIAREIDKEKVKVALIGYPNVGKSTIINVLKGKHAVGTAPIPGYTKGKQLIRLTKRLWLLDTPGVVPIDDFDELVIKGGFPADKIRDPVSPALKLIRRILETRKEALTDKFGIKDFEGEEDILKKIGEKRGLFREGGEVDLEETARWFLREWQTGRFTLFSKDQEKKQEINWDFEEILGKVKEEEIFDPRRILWKFEDKLLEKLDNNKRVGILEVGEFIVGIATGFKKCDSAVKFLENLTGKSVVMSECFGKKWKGIIAILS; from the coding sequence ATGAAACAGAAGAAAGCGTGGAGGGTAGTCAAAGAGGTAATAAACGAGGCAGATATAGTAGTGGAGGTAGTTGATGCTAGGGATCCAATAGGAACAAGAAACAGAAAACTCGAGAGAATGGTTTTGGAAAGTGGAAAGAAACTACTCATAGTGATGAACAAAGCAGATCTCGTTCCAAAGGAGTGGGCCGAAGAATATAAAAGGAGAAGTGAGATCCCAGTAATATTCATCTCAGCGAGGGAAAGAAAGGGAACTGGTATTTTAAGGAAAGAGCTAAAGAAGATTGCAAGGGAGATAGATAAGGAGAAAGTTAAAGTTGCCCTGATAGGCTATCCAAACGTTGGTAAGAGTACAATAATAAATGTGCTTAAAGGAAAACATGCCGTGGGAACTGCTCCTATCCCAGGGTATACAAAAGGCAAACAGCTAATCAGACTAACAAAGAGATTGTGGCTTCTAGACACGCCGGGGGTTGTTCCGATAGATGACTTTGATGAACTAGTTATAAAAGGAGGATTTCCAGCCGATAAAATTAGGGATCCAGTCTCTCCAGCGCTAAAGCTCATAAGGAGGATATTAGAGACGAGGAAGGAGGCATTAACGGATAAGTTCGGTATAAAAGACTTTGAGGGCGAGGAGGATATTCTGAAAAAAATTGGAGAGAAAAGAGGCCTATTCAGGGAAGGCGGGGAAGTTGATTTAGAGGAAACCGCTAGGTGGTTTTTGAGAGAGTGGCAGACTGGCAGATTTACATTATTTTCCAAAGATCAAGAAAAGAAGCAGGAGATAAACTGGGATTTTGAGGAGATACTGGGTAAAGTAAAGGAAGAGGAAATATTTGATCCTAGGAGAATCCTCTGGAAGTTCGAAGATAAGTTATTGGAGAAGCTTGATAATAACAAGAGGGTTGGCATACTCGAGGTTGGAGAGTTTATCGTTGGAATAGCAACGGGATTTAAGAAATGTGATTCTGCGGTAAAATTCTTGGAGAACCTTACTGGTAAGAGCGTCGTAATGAGCGAGTGCTTCGGGAAGAAATGGAAGGGGATAATAGCTATTTTAAGCTAA
- a CDS encoding nitrilase: MVKVGFVQMNPELLSLDKNYSKAEKLIKKAKKLGTLLVVLPELFDTGYNFETREDVFEVAQPIPDGETTSFLMDIARDLELYIVAGTAEKDGENLYNSAVVVGPSGYLGKYRKIHLFYREKYFFEPGDLGFKVFDLGFLRVGVMICFDWFFPESARTLALKGADVIAHPANLVMPYAPRAMPIRALENRVYTITADRVGEERGLKFIGKSLIASPRAEVLVMASETEEEVGVVDIDPSIARNKRLNELNDIFKDRKPDYYFT; the protein is encoded by the coding sequence ATGGTTAAGGTTGGATTTGTCCAAATGAACCCAGAGCTTTTATCCCTTGATAAGAACTATTCAAAGGCTGAGAAGCTAATAAAGAAGGCGAAGAAATTAGGTACTCTACTAGTCGTGTTACCTGAATTGTTTGACACGGGATACAATTTTGAGACTAGGGAAGATGTTTTTGAAGTTGCTCAACCGATCCCCGATGGGGAAACCACCAGCTTCCTTATGGATATTGCTAGGGATTTGGAATTGTACATTGTAGCTGGAACGGCCGAAAAGGATGGAGAGAACCTATACAATTCTGCAGTCGTAGTTGGCCCAAGTGGATACCTTGGAAAGTACAGAAAAATCCACCTGTTCTATCGTGAAAAGTACTTTTTTGAGCCGGGAGATTTGGGGTTTAAGGTATTTGACCTTGGCTTTTTGAGGGTGGGTGTTATGATATGTTTTGACTGGTTTTTCCCCGAATCTGCTCGAACGCTTGCATTAAAGGGGGCGGATGTTATAGCACATCCCGCTAACTTAGTAATGCCATATGCCCCGAGGGCTATGCCTATTAGGGCTCTGGAGAATAGGGTATACACAATAACCGCGGACAGAGTCGGTGAGGAGAGAGGTCTTAAATTCATTGGCAAGAGCTTAATAGCATCCCCCAGGGCAGAGGTACTAGTCATGGCCTCCGAGACGGAAGAAGAAGTTGGGGTTGTTGACATAGATCCAAGTATTGCGAGGAACAAAAGACTCAATGAGCTTAACGATATATTTAAGGACAGGAAGCCGGACTATTATTTCACGTAA
- a CDS encoding TIGR00153 family protein, translated as MQVWTKLFAKSPFKPLIKHAEVVVQTVETLEKALDLWAQGNYEEMKKYAIEVDRLEDVADRIKMELRNSVTSKLLMPVQRTDILEYLHMQDKVADAAEDTAKWLLVKKEINVPQEVKDLILKMGRESIKAAKLVYEAIRQMDTVVESGFSDAEIEKEYEIIKQIEDVESKIDGLDTKLMELVLNNNLSWADGLYILNIARTLSNISDKAKDAAERIRIMMNK; from the coding sequence ATGCAGGTTTGGACTAAATTATTTGCAAAAAGCCCATTTAAGCCCCTAATAAAGCATGCGGAGGTTGTGGTGCAGACAGTAGAAACTTTAGAAAAGGCCCTAGACTTATGGGCCCAGGGAAACTATGAGGAGATGAAGAAATATGCAATTGAAGTAGACAGGCTTGAAGACGTCGCCGATAGAATAAAGATGGAGCTCAGGAACAGCGTTACATCAAAACTGTTAATGCCCGTCCAGAGAACCGACATTCTAGAATACCTCCACATGCAAGATAAAGTTGCTGATGCTGCAGAGGATACGGCTAAATGGTTACTAGTGAAAAAGGAGATAAATGTGCCCCAGGAGGTAAAAGACCTTATCCTAAAGATGGGGAGAGAGAGCATTAAAGCTGCAAAGCTTGTCTACGAAGCAATCAGACAAATGGACACAGTAGTTGAGAGCGGATTTTCCGATGCGGAAATAGAAAAAGAATATGAGATAATAAAGCAGATAGAAGACGTCGAGAGTAAAATCGATGGTCTAGATACTAAGCTCATGGAGCTCGTGTTAAACAACAATTTAAGCTGGGCAGATGGCCTTTATATCCTTAACATAGCAAGAACACTTAGCAACATTTCAGATAAGGCAAAAGATGCTGCAGAAAGAATAAGAATAATGATGAATAAGTGA
- a CDS encoding TIGR04076 family protein, with product MEKLIVKVIEIRGKCPVFKLGDKIVIEGPRIVLEKTDAICTHAFASLLPYIVALRKGVKPSELGLGKDDKAYVQCLDPGPPYTNGGTVIFEITVIRNETEESVEGSQRGNKRGRYSSGGS from the coding sequence ATGGAGAAGCTAATAGTAAAGGTCATAGAGATAAGAGGAAAGTGCCCTGTCTTCAAATTAGGGGATAAAATAGTAATAGAGGGCCCCAGGATAGTATTAGAGAAAACAGATGCCATCTGCACTCATGCATTTGCATCACTACTTCCATATATAGTGGCATTAAGGAAGGGAGTAAAGCCGAGCGAACTAGGGTTGGGGAAGGATGATAAAGCTTACGTTCAGTGCTTGGATCCCGGGCCTCCCTACACGAATGGGGGGACGGTAATATTTGAGATAACGGTGATCAGAAATGAAACAGAAGAAAGCGTGGAGGGTAGTCAAAGAGGTAATAAACGAGGCAGATATAGTAGTGGAGGTAGTTGA
- a CDS encoding inorganic phosphate transporter, whose product MIADPWVFFTIILGLAMAWAIGANDAANSMSTAVGAGAITPKQAVLIAGVLEFTGAYFFGKSVTETIRKGIIDPSRINDPNVLIYGSIAALLGATIWLIIATKYGLPVSTTHSIIGGIVGYGIVYAGTSIVNWSKMAKVVMSWILSPIVGAIFAFLVFKALSKTVLQSKNPIKSAKRWSPFWIGLAFVVIGTMFYIKVLHGKSLVIGFLKFGIPTGVVTFVITSLILRVRFPNVDPYLGAEAIFKRVQVMTSGYVALAHGANDVANAIGPVAAVYTIATMGMAGAKVPVPRWILALGGLGIAIGVATYGYRVMETVGKKITELTNTRGFTIDFSAATVVLIASWLGMPISTTHTVVGAVIGVGLARGIKAINKDIVKDIVISWFVTVPTAGIISAVIFKVLMLIVG is encoded by the coding sequence ATGATTGCGGATCCTTGGGTATTTTTCACGATCATCTTGGGTTTAGCTATGGCATGGGCAATAGGTGCAAATGATGCTGCGAATTCTATGAGTACTGCTGTTGGTGCAGGTGCAATAACTCCAAAGCAGGCAGTTTTAATCGCAGGCGTGTTAGAGTTTACTGGAGCTTACTTCTTCGGCAAGAGCGTTACTGAGACAATAAGAAAAGGAATAATTGATCCATCAAGGATCAATGATCCCAACGTCTTAATTTACGGATCGATTGCAGCCCTCCTTGGAGCGACAATATGGCTGATAATCGCAACGAAGTATGGACTTCCTGTGTCAACAACACATTCAATCATAGGAGGGATAGTGGGTTATGGAATAGTATACGCAGGAACATCAATAGTCAACTGGAGTAAGATGGCCAAGGTAGTCATGAGCTGGATACTTTCTCCAATAGTCGGAGCAATTTTCGCATTTCTCGTATTCAAAGCTCTCAGTAAAACAGTTCTTCAGAGCAAAAATCCAATAAAAAGTGCAAAAAGATGGTCCCCATTTTGGATAGGGCTTGCCTTTGTCGTTATAGGAACGATGTTTTACATAAAGGTCCTACACGGAAAATCTCTCGTTATCGGATTTTTGAAATTTGGGATCCCTACTGGAGTTGTGACATTTGTTATAACATCCCTAATCCTAAGGGTTAGATTCCCAAATGTCGATCCTTATCTTGGAGCAGAGGCAATATTCAAGAGAGTCCAGGTAATGACTTCCGGCTATGTTGCACTAGCTCATGGAGCAAATGACGTCGCTAATGCCATAGGCCCTGTTGCTGCCGTGTATACCATAGCAACAATGGGAATGGCAGGGGCAAAAGTCCCAGTTCCCAGGTGGATACTAGCCTTAGGTGGTCTTGGGATAGCAATAGGTGTAGCGACTTACGGCTACAGAGTGATGGAGACAGTTGGAAAGAAGATTACAGAGCTAACCAACACGAGAGGATTCACGATAGATTTCTCTGCAGCTACAGTTGTTCTAATAGCGAGCTGGCTTGGCATGCCAATCTCAACGACACATACTGTAGTGGGTGCCGTCATTGGAGTTGGGCTTGCTAGGGGAATAAAAGCAATAAATAAGGACATCGTGAAGGATATAGTGATATCATGGTTCGTTACTGTCCCTACCGCTGGAATAATTTCGGCAGTAATTTTCAAGGTATTGATGCTGATTGTGGGGTGA
- a CDS encoding aromatic amino acid transport family protein: MKKSEALAILIGTQIGAGVLGLPYAASEVGLIPALAVLIGVMLLMLFTAYIVLDLSAKMNGAQMSTIAQRVLGKPGGWIMLISIAIMSFGALLAYISGMGEVLNGLFGINDRLGAVLFWLFASLIVYAGIEMSGKSELAMSLAMLVLFLLVAILLLPKGDIHRAMYFNREGLWKIIGVSIFALGCHSIIPDVYKSLGNYKDMKRVVLLAFLIPTAVYALFMVSFLIVFGRETPQIATQALASLYGDFGNVIGNLIPFFAITTSYIGIALAQLSNLQEFLKLPRNVAFVLTVVPPLIVYLLGIGDFVSVLGVAGDTGDLMAFIVLPIVIYITTRLLPVGSGEAEAT; the protein is encoded by the coding sequence ATGAAGAAGAGTGAGGCTCTTGCCATACTAATAGGAACGCAAATTGGGGCGGGAGTTTTAGGATTACCATACGCAGCGAGTGAAGTTGGCCTAATTCCAGCCCTAGCGGTTCTAATTGGTGTAATGCTCCTCATGCTGTTCACTGCTTATATCGTCCTCGATCTCTCCGCAAAGATGAACGGTGCTCAGATGAGTACAATAGCTCAGAGAGTGCTTGGCAAGCCCGGCGGATGGATAATGCTAATAAGCATTGCAATAATGAGCTTCGGGGCACTGCTTGCCTACATCTCTGGAATGGGAGAAGTTTTGAACGGGCTCTTTGGAATAAACGACAGACTCGGTGCAGTACTGTTTTGGTTGTTTGCAAGCCTGATAGTGTACGCTGGAATAGAGATGAGCGGAAAGAGTGAGCTTGCAATGAGCTTAGCTATGTTAGTGCTCTTCCTTCTCGTGGCGATACTACTGCTGCCGAAGGGGGATATTCATAGGGCAATGTACTTCAACCGCGAAGGCCTTTGGAAGATCATTGGAGTTTCCATTTTTGCTTTGGGATGTCACAGTATAATCCCTGACGTTTACAAGTCCCTGGGCAACTACAAAGATATGAAGAGAGTAGTTCTACTCGCGTTCCTTATACCAACAGCTGTATACGCCTTATTCATGGTCTCATTCCTGATAGTGTTTGGAAGGGAGACACCACAGATAGCAACTCAAGCATTGGCCTCTCTGTACGGGGACTTTGGAAATGTAATTGGCAACCTAATACCCTTCTTCGCAATTACAACGAGCTACATAGGAATAGCCCTTGCCCAACTCAGCAACCTTCAGGAATTCCTTAAGCTCCCCAGGAATGTTGCATTTGTCCTCACAGTTGTTCCCCCTCTGATAGTGTATCTCTTGGGAATAGGAGACTTTGTCAGCGTACTTGGAGTTGCGGGAGACACTGGGGATCTAATGGCATTCATAGTACTACCAATAGTTATCTACATAACGACCAGATTGCTACCAGTGGGAAGCGGAGAGGCTGAAGCTACTTGA
- a CDS encoding fumarylacetoacetate hydrolase family protein, giving the protein MSWVRLPFKDGYYEVRPTKIVALAKNYAEHAKEMNDEPPERPIFFLKPPSALIGPDSTIVLPRMSKRVDHEVELAVIIGKRAKKVPAEKAFDYILGYTILLDITARDLQDEARRLGHPWTLCKGFDTFAPIGPRIVDKKELDPSDLEIGLKVNGKLRQLGRTSQMIFKIPELIEYISSVMTLEPGDIIATGTPPGVGPLRHGDKIEAWIEGIGVLREDVIAEDSILC; this is encoded by the coding sequence ATGTCCTGGGTTAGGTTACCTTTCAAGGATGGATACTATGAGGTCAGACCGACGAAGATAGTTGCCCTAGCAAAGAACTATGCTGAGCATGCAAAAGAGATGAACGATGAACCTCCTGAGAGGCCTATATTCTTCTTAAAACCACCCTCCGCCCTAATAGGACCAGATTCAACGATAGTTCTTCCCAGGATGAGCAAAAGAGTTGATCACGAAGTTGAACTTGCGGTCATAATTGGAAAGAGAGCAAAGAAAGTTCCTGCAGAGAAAGCTTTTGACTATATCCTGGGGTACACAATACTCCTCGACATTACCGCGAGGGATCTCCAAGACGAAGCCAGAAGACTTGGTCATCCTTGGACACTTTGTAAAGGCTTTGATACCTTCGCTCCCATAGGCCCCAGGATCGTTGATAAGAAAGAGCTTGATCCCTCGGATCTCGAGATAGGCCTTAAAGTTAACGGAAAACTAAGGCAATTGGGAAGAACAAGCCAGATGATATTCAAGATCCCGGAGCTAATAGAATACATAAGCTCAGTCATGACTCTGGAGCCTGGTGATATAATTGCAACTGGCACCCCTCCTGGTGTTGGGCCATTGAGACATGGGGATAAAATAGAGGCGTGGATTGAGGGAATAGGAGTACTCAGGGAGGACGTCATAGCTGAGGACTCTATACTTTGTTGA